A window of the Verminephrobacter eiseniae EF01-2 genome harbors these coding sequences:
- a CDS encoding NAD/NADP octopine/nopaline dehydrogenase family protein, translating to MKVSILGAGGVAFGTAAFLARAGHDPMLWSPSGKGTEPFEAGAPLVAQGAIELEFLPRVAKDCAQAVHGAEVLLICLPGFCHKTTMDAVAPHIRDGQTVIISSHISLGALYLSQLLAARGIRATIIAWGTTLITGTRNATCANVVTVRGKMDVATVPERDADRAVELCTRLFGDRFVQRDGLLAIALSNLNPQNHLAIALMNLTRMERGETWGQAENVTPAVGRLIEALDLERLAIAAALGVKVKTVREHFSLSFHVPAAGVSEMNQQMHRNGNGGFGPKTALSRYVLEDVPFGLVATARLGRLVDAPALLHEAGIALFCAAYGRDFSRENDLLPALGMHSLSLEQLKTLAREGAAIH from the coding sequence ATGAAAGTAAGTATTCTGGGCGCAGGCGGCGTCGCCTTCGGCACTGCGGCCTTCCTGGCCCGGGCGGGACACGACCCGATGCTTTGGTCACCGTCCGGGAAAGGCACGGAACCCTTCGAGGCCGGGGCGCCGCTGGTCGCCCAAGGGGCCATCGAGCTTGAGTTCCTGCCGCGCGTTGCCAAAGATTGCGCGCAGGCCGTCCATGGGGCCGAGGTTTTGTTGATCTGTCTTCCCGGGTTTTGTCACAAGACCACGATGGATGCAGTGGCGCCCCACATTCGGGACGGCCAGACGGTCATCATCAGTTCACATATTTCATTGGGCGCGCTGTATCTGTCCCAACTGCTGGCAGCCCGCGGCATTCGTGCGACGATCATTGCCTGGGGCACGACGCTCATCACCGGAACCAGGAATGCGACTTGCGCCAACGTCGTGACGGTTCGGGGAAAGATGGACGTCGCAACGGTGCCAGAAAGGGATGCGGATCGGGCCGTCGAACTTTGCACCCGGCTTTTTGGGGATCGTTTCGTGCAGCGGGACGGGCTTTTGGCGATCGCCCTGAGCAACCTGAATCCGCAAAATCATCTGGCCATTGCGTTGATGAACCTGACCCGGATGGAACGCGGGGAAACCTGGGGCCAGGCAGAGAATGTGACGCCTGCCGTAGGCCGGCTGATAGAAGCCCTGGACTTGGAGCGTCTTGCCATCGCGGCAGCATTGGGCGTCAAAGTGAAAACGGTCAGGGAGCATTTCTCCCTTTCTTTCCATGTGCCTGCGGCAGGTGTTTCTGAAATGAATCAGCAGATGCACCGCAACGGCAATGGGGGCTTTGGCCCCAAGACGGCCCTGTCACGGTATGTGCTCGAAGATGTTCCTTTCGGCTTGGTCGCGACGGCCCGGCTTGGCCGCCTGGTCGATGCACCCGCCTTGCTCCATGAAGCGGGTATCGCCCTCTTTTGCGCCGCATACGGGCGTGATTTCAGCCGCGAAAACGATCTGCTGCCGGCATTGGGCATGCATTCGTTGTCTCTCGAACAGTTGAAAACATTGGCTCGCGAGGGCGCCGCAATCCACTGA
- a CDS encoding Bug family tripartite tricarboxylate transporter substrate binding protein: MAAPAQTDSWPSGPVQVVVPFGAGGGTTDPLARIVAEELGKQFGVGFVVANKPGANGNLGAVFVKRSAPNGQTLLFTGAGTLATNPAMYQDPGFDTKADFEPVVVIASVANILVVNPSIPATTVKEFVAYLNKYPDKVSFGSTGNGSSMHTAGELFRQKTSTSMVHVPYNSAGAATTDLISGNIQAMFQLVPGISGFIANKKVTALAVMSPRRSATVPDVPTMAEAGFPSLVSYTWLCLMAPKGTPKPVIDRLNEGVNKLLAQPAFRARLAAMGVEPMGGTPAEFSAFLDAEIKKWGDVVKSSNIAVQ, translated from the coding sequence ATGGCTGCGCCCGCACAAACCGATTCTTGGCCAAGCGGTCCGGTGCAGGTGGTCGTTCCTTTTGGCGCCGGGGGAGGAACCACCGACCCACTGGCGCGCATCGTTGCCGAGGAACTGGGCAAGCAGTTCGGGGTGGGCTTCGTGGTTGCCAACAAACCCGGGGCCAACGGCAATCTCGGTGCGGTCTTCGTCAAGCGATCTGCGCCGAATGGGCAAACACTCCTTTTCACCGGTGCTGGCACATTGGCGACCAATCCCGCCATGTACCAAGACCCGGGGTTTGACACCAAGGCAGATTTCGAGCCGGTCGTCGTCATCGCAAGCGTCGCCAACATCCTGGTCGTGAACCCGTCGATTCCCGCCACCACCGTGAAAGAGTTCGTGGCGTATTTGAATAAATACCCGGACAAGGTGTCGTTTGGCTCGACGGGCAACGGCAGTTCCATGCACACGGCAGGCGAGTTGTTTCGCCAAAAGACCTCGACCTCCATGGTCCATGTTCCCTACAACTCCGCTGGCGCCGCTACGACGGATCTGATCAGCGGCAACATTCAGGCCATGTTTCAACTGGTGCCAGGCATTTCCGGCTTCATCGCCAACAAGAAAGTGACCGCGCTGGCGGTGATGTCGCCGCGGCGCTCGGCCACCGTGCCGGACGTGCCAACCATGGCGGAAGCGGGCTTTCCCAGCCTGGTTTCATACACTTGGCTGTGCCTGATGGCGCCCAAGGGAACGCCAAAACCGGTGATCGATCGGTTGAACGAAGGCGTGAACAAACTGCTTGCGCAACCGGCGTTCCGCGCGCGCCTGGCGGCCATGGGCGTCGAGCCGATGGGCGGCACTCCGGCCGAGTTTTCCGCGTTCCTCGACGCGGAGATAAAAAAGTGGGGCGATGTCGTAAAGAGTTCCAACATCGCGGTTCAGTAA
- the thiC gene encoding phosphomethylpyrimidine synthase ThiC: MNAPDPHAGEPFAERLALTRVPFPASCKAYIPGQLYADLRVPVRDITLTNGEQVSVYDSSGPYTDAQAVIDVRRGLASVRGGWIAGRGDVEHYAGRAPLAGDDGPKSADAARLAALRAEAAALQRPPLRAKAGANVTQMHYARRGIVTPEMEYVALRENGKREWMAQYLADTDREQRLRGNAMGADIPKTITPEFVRAEVARGRAIIPANINHPELEPMAIGRNFRVKINANIGNSAVTSSIEEEVEKLVWAIRWGADNVMDLSTGRNIHTTRDWIVRNAPVPIGTVPIYQALEKVGGVAEDLTWAIFRDTLIEQAEQGVDYFTIHAGLRLAHIQLTAGRRTGIVSRGGSIMAKWCMVHHRESFLYQHFEDICEIMKAYDVSFSLGDGLRPGCASDANDQAQFAELHTLGELTRLAWKHDVQTMIEGPGHVPMHMIEANMAEQLKTCHEAPFYTLGPLTIDIAPGYDHIASAIGAAMIGWMGTAMLCYVTPKEHLGLPNRDDVKQGIMAYKIAAHAADVAKGHPGARARDDALSQARFDFRWQDQFNLGLDPDTARDYHDQTLPKDAAKVAHFCSMCGPKFCSMKITREVRDFAAQRGLAETDAQTLGLELKAAEFQRHGGRLYVPVTPVG, encoded by the coding sequence ATGAACGCCCCTGACCCCCACGCCGGCGAGCCATTCGCCGAACGGCTGGCGCTGACGCGCGTGCCCTTTCCCGCATCCTGCAAAGCCTATATCCCCGGCCAGCTATATGCCGATCTGCGCGTGCCGGTGCGTGACATCACGCTGACCAACGGCGAGCAGGTCAGTGTCTACGACAGTTCCGGCCCCTACACCGATGCGCAGGCGGTGATCGATGTGCGCCGGGGCCTGGCCAGCGTGCGCGGGGGCTGGATCGCCGGCCGTGGCGATGTGGAGCATTACGCAGGCCGTGCTCCGCTGGCGGGCGACGATGGCCCAAAGAGCGCCGACGCCGCGCGCCTGGCCGCTCTGCGCGCCGAGGCCGCAGCCTTGCAGCGCCCGCCGCTGCGCGCCAAGGCCGGCGCCAATGTCACGCAGATGCACTACGCCCGGCGCGGCATCGTCACGCCGGAGATGGAATATGTGGCGCTGCGCGAGAACGGCAAGCGCGAGTGGATGGCGCAGTACCTGGCCGACACAGACCGCGAGCAGCGCCTGCGGGGCAACGCCATGGGCGCTGACATCCCGAAGACCATCACGCCCGAATTCGTGCGCGCCGAGGTGGCGCGCGGGCGCGCCATCATTCCGGCGAACATCAACCACCCCGAGCTCGAGCCCATGGCCATAGGGCGCAACTTCAGGGTCAAGATCAACGCCAACATCGGCAACTCGGCCGTTACTTCGAGCATCGAGGAGGAGGTCGAAAAGCTGGTGTGGGCCATCCGCTGGGGTGCCGACAACGTGATGGACCTTTCCACCGGCAGGAACATCCACACCACGCGCGACTGGATCGTGCGCAACGCGCCGGTGCCCATCGGCACGGTGCCGATTTACCAGGCGCTGGAGAAGGTCGGCGGCGTGGCCGAGGACCTGACCTGGGCCATCTTCCGCGACACGCTGATCGAGCAGGCCGAGCAGGGCGTGGACTACTTCACCATCCACGCCGGCCTGCGCCTGGCCCATATCCAGCTGACGGCCGGGCGGCGCACCGGCATCGTCTCGCGCGGTGGCTCGATCATGGCCAAGTGGTGCATGGTGCACCACCGCGAGAGCTTTTTGTACCAGCATTTCGAGGACATCTGCGAGATCATGAAAGCCTACGACGTGTCGTTCAGCCTGGGCGACGGCCTGCGCCCCGGTTGCGCGTCGGACGCCAACGACCAGGCCCAGTTCGCCGAACTGCACACCTTGGGCGAGTTGACCCGGCTGGCCTGGAAGCACGACGTGCAGACCATGATCGAAGGCCCGGGCCATGTGCCGATGCACATGATCGAAGCCAACATGGCCGAGCAGCTCAAGACCTGCCACGAGGCGCCGTTCTACACCCTGGGGCCGCTGACCATCGACATCGCCCCGGGCTACGACCATATCGCCAGCGCCATCGGCGCCGCGATGATCGGCTGGATGGGCACGGCCATGCTGTGCTATGTGACACCCAAGGAGCACCTGGGCCTGCCCAACCGCGACGATGTCAAGCAGGGCATCATGGCCTACAAGATCGCGGCCCACGCCGCCGATGTGGCCAAGGGGCACCCGGGCGCCCGCGCCCGCGACGATGCGCTCAGCCAGGCGCGCTTCGACTTTCGCTGGCAGGACCAATTCAACCTCGGGCTGGACCCGGACACGGCCCGGGACTACCACGACCAAACCCTGCCCAAGGACGCCGCCAAAGTGGCGCATTTCTGCTCGATGTGCGGCCCCAAATTCTGCTCGATGAAGATCACCCGGGAAGTGCGCGACTTCGCTGCGCAACGAGGCCTGGCCGAGACCGATGCGCAGACCTTGGGGCTGGAGCTCAAAGCCGCCGAATTCCAGCGCCATGGCGGTCGACTTTACGTGCCCGTAACGCCTGTGGGGTGA
- a CDS encoding Ig-like domain-containing protein — MTVQLQMLISDTDLTVGEVMYVTFDTEHSREIRVMGGHVNLDYVEGLSVENANGTMDIASWRQPAGKWVGTFRPNAGVEATGCYLRYTAPAKQVWSPGDNAMIDIPARDIRSPLFNIDTKPPTILAAETRSTDTSLTANETNTVTFKFHERVVGFDRNDLAIEGTGEITNLQSTDGGTTWQVTVRAPANMAANTVARGNQIKIAMSGIKDAKGNEGVGIQTIATYDIDSKAPSATIAVTPNPVTNNNDRLVTVTITFDEEVTGFTANNIDFSNANVGARPGADRTGALVRSTDGRTYTITYTAAADTEDATNTISLLNLNTIRDTAGNAATVNPTSNNFEIDTRAPTVTVAMDKERLTAGETATVTFTFSETVTGFSDASIVVDGANGTLGNLTQDTADGRIWRGTFTPTASLSNTRSQISLRMDGIRDRNGNAASAAGAARSYTVDTAVFAIISATVNGRQLVLQYSDETALDPEQAHNAPNDAFVVLVDGVRNNVTGVLVDAVAKTITLTLDSAVTRGQQVSVAYNDPSTGDDPQAVQEAGTGNDAASFAAKPATNVTPPPPPPPPPAPDASNAPDAPDSDRDGVPNDQEDQAAGLLRPDGSAGLSGDGNGDGIKDSQQAAVASTRDLTLVAGSQNGKLIPDSNARITELVRNDAPANLPKGMEMPIGLTSFKVSLAEGRSTESFSLYADPALGANGYWVKNSTGTWVNLASEPYGGKVASEGGRTRLDFQIQDGGEYDADGQVNGSITTPGAVAKMPLSIVGQASDAHSSGFWY; from the coding sequence ATGACGGTTCAGCTCCAGATGCTCATCTCAGACACTGACCTCACAGTCGGCGAAGTAATGTACGTCACCTTCGATACCGAGCACTCCCGGGAGATTCGCGTCATGGGAGGACACGTGAACCTGGATTACGTCGAGGGGTTGAGCGTAGAGAATGCCAATGGCACGATGGACATAGCGAGTTGGCGCCAGCCGGCGGGCAAGTGGGTCGGCACCTTCCGCCCCAACGCGGGCGTGGAGGCCACCGGCTGCTACCTGCGCTACACCGCCCCCGCCAAGCAGGTATGGTCGCCGGGCGACAACGCCATGATCGACATCCCTGCCAGGGATATCCGCAGCCCGCTCTTCAACATCGACACCAAGCCGCCCACCATCCTGGCCGCCGAAACCCGCAGCACCGACACCAGCCTGACCGCCAACGAAACAAACACCGTCACCTTCAAATTCCACGAGCGGGTCGTGGGCTTTGACAGAAATGACCTGGCGATAGAGGGCACGGGCGAGATCACCAACCTGCAGTCCACCGACGGAGGCACCACTTGGCAGGTCACCGTGCGGGCACCGGCCAATATGGCGGCAAACACCGTCGCCAGGGGCAACCAGATCAAAATAGCCATGTCCGGCATCAAAGATGCCAAGGGCAACGAAGGCGTGGGGATCCAAACCATCGCCACCTACGACATCGACAGCAAGGCGCCCAGCGCCACCATCGCCGTCACACCCAACCCCGTCACGAACAACAACGACAGACTGGTCACCGTTACCATCACCTTCGACGAGGAAGTCACCGGCTTCACGGCAAACAACATCGATTTCAGCAACGCCAATGTCGGTGCCCGTCCCGGCGCCGACCGGACAGGAGCGCTGGTCCGCTCAACCGACGGCCGCACCTACACCATCACCTACACGGCCGCTGCGGACACCGAGGATGCCACCAACACCATCAGCCTGCTCAACCTCAACACCATTCGTGACACCGCAGGCAACGCCGCAACGGTCAACCCCACCAGCAACAACTTCGAGATCGACACCCGGGCGCCCACGGTCACGGTCGCGATGGACAAAGAGCGCCTGACCGCTGGCGAAACCGCCACCGTCACTTTCACCTTCAGCGAGACCGTTACCGGCTTCAGCGACGCTTCCATCGTCGTGGATGGCGCCAACGGCACTCTGGGCAACCTGACGCAGGACACAGCCGACGGCAGAATCTGGAGAGGCACTTTCACCCCCACGGCCAGCCTGTCCAACACCCGCAGCCAGATCAGCCTGAGGATGGACGGCATCAGAGACCGCAACGGCAACGCCGCCAGCGCTGCGGGCGCAGCCCGCAGCTACACCGTCGACACCGCCGTCTTTGCCATCATCAGCGCCACGGTGAACGGCAGGCAGTTGGTATTGCAGTACAGCGATGAAACCGCGCTGGACCCGGAGCAGGCACATAACGCACCCAACGATGCGTTTGTGGTGCTGGTCGATGGCGTGCGCAACAACGTCACCGGCGTGCTCGTGGATGCAGTGGCCAAGACCATCACGCTGACGCTCGACAGCGCCGTGACCCGGGGCCAGCAGGTGAGCGTCGCCTACAACGACCCCAGCACCGGCGACGACCCGCAAGCGGTGCAAGAAGCCGGCACCGGCAACGACGCGGCCAGTTTCGCGGCCAAACCGGCGACCAACGTCACCCCCCCCCCCCCCCCCCCCCCCCCCCCCGCACCGGATGCATCGAATGCGCCAGACGCACCGGACTCCGACCGCGACGGTGTGCCCAACGACCAGGAGGACCAGGCCGCCGGTCTGCTGCGCCCCGATGGCTCGGCCGGCCTGTCTGGTGATGGCAACGGCGACGGCATCAAAGACAGCCAGCAGGCCGCCGTCGCTTCGACCCGCGACCTGACCCTGGTGGCCGGCAGCCAGAACGGCAAACTGATCCCCGACAGCAACGCGCGCATTACCGAACTGGTGCGCAACGATGCCCCGGCCAATCTGCCCAAGGGCATGGAGATGCCGATCGGTCTGACCTCATTCAAGGTATCGCTGGCCGAAGGCCGCAGCACCGAGAGCTTCAGCCTGTACGCAGACCCGGCGCTCGGCGCCAATGGCTACTGGGTCAAGAACAGCACCGGCACCTGGGTGAACCTGGCCAGCGAACCCTACGGCGGCAAGGTGGCCAGCGAAGGCGGGCGCACGCGGCTGGACTTTCAGATCCAGGACGGCGGCGAGTACGACGCCGACGGTCAGGTCAACGGCAGCATCACCACCCCCGGCGCCGTGGCGAAGATGCCGCTGTCCATCGTCGGACAGGCGTCGGATGCCCATTCGTCCGGCTTTTGGTACTGA
- a CDS encoding RidA family protein, protein MDDAGRRLLFRCDPCREADMTSMDNPPEAPAEAAGEPAHPDRDACPRRKTRTLISSGSAFEQHIGYSRAVAVGEWVFVSGTTGFDYGTMSIPDSLVEQTEQCLKNIEFALRQANSSLQDVVRVTYVLPNGAEFDRCWPVLRKHFGEVRPAAMMISAGLADPRMKIEIEVTALRSLP, encoded by the coding sequence ATGGACGACGCTGGCCGCCGTCTTCTTTTTCGCTGTGATCCTTGTAGAGAGGCTGACATGACATCGATGGACAACCCCCCCGAAGCGCCCGCCGAAGCCGCCGGTGAACCGGCCCATCCGGACCGGGATGCCTGCCCGCGCAGAAAAACCAGAACACTGATCAGTTCAGGCTCCGCCTTCGAACAGCACATCGGCTACTCCCGCGCAGTGGCGGTGGGCGAATGGGTGTTCGTTTCAGGCACGACAGGCTTCGATTACGGCACCATGTCCATCCCGGACAGCCTGGTCGAGCAAACCGAACAGTGCCTGAAGAACATCGAGTTCGCGTTGCGGCAGGCAAACTCCAGCCTCCAGGATGTGGTTCGTGTGACCTATGTGCTGCCCAATGGGGCCGAGTTCGATCGATGCTGGCCGGTGCTGCGCAAGCACTTCGGCGAAGTGCGCCCGGCAGCCATGATGATTTCTGCGGGGCTGGCGGATCCGCGCATGAAGATCGAGATAGAAGTGACAGCGCTGCGGTCACTGCCTTGA
- the lpxC gene encoding UDP-3-O-acyl-N-acetylglucosamine deacetylase, which yields MLQQRSLKTLTRAVGVGLHSGQRVELTLRPAQPDTGIVFRRVDLPQPVDIPVRAEAVTDTRLASTIAQGSAKVHTVEHLMSACAGLGIDNLHVDITAEEVPILDGSSASFVFLLQSAGIVRQNAPKRFIRVTRPVQVREGEGADAKWAQLAPYHGYKLSFEIGFDHPAVDATGQRVEFDLGRGNYRRDIARARTFGFTRDVELMRANGLALGGGLDNAIVMDDYKVLNSDGLRYDDEFVKHKILDAMGDLHLLGKPLLAAYSAFRSGHALNNRLLRALLAQRDAWEVVTFEDERQAPGGFAQPAQAW from the coding sequence ATGCTCCAACAACGCAGCCTCAAGACCCTGACCCGCGCCGTAGGCGTCGGGCTGCACAGCGGGCAACGGGTCGAGTTGACCCTGCGGCCTGCGCAGCCGGACACCGGCATCGTGTTCCGGCGCGTGGACCTGCCGCAGCCGGTGGACATTCCGGTGCGGGCCGAGGCCGTGACGGACACCCGGCTGGCCTCCACCATCGCGCAGGGCAGTGCCAAGGTGCATACGGTGGAGCATCTGATGTCGGCCTGCGCCGGCCTGGGCATAGACAACCTCCATGTGGACATCACGGCCGAAGAAGTGCCGATTCTCGACGGCTCCTCGGCGTCTTTCGTTTTCCTGCTCCAAAGCGCAGGCATCGTGCGGCAAAACGCGCCCAAACGCTTCATCCGCGTCACGCGGCCGGTGCAGGTGCGCGAAGGCGAGGGCGCAGACGCCAAATGGGCGCAGTTGGCGCCCTACCACGGCTACAAGCTCAGCTTCGAGATCGGCTTCGACCATCCGGCCGTGGATGCGACCGGGCAGCGGGTCGAGTTTGACCTGGGGCGGGGCAACTACCGGCGCGACATTGCCCGCGCGCGCACCTTCGGCTTCACGCGCGATGTCGAACTGATGCGCGCCAACGGCCTGGCGCTGGGCGGCGGCCTGGACAATGCCATCGTGATGGACGACTACAAGGTGCTCAACAGCGACGGCCTGCGCTACGACGACGAGTTCGTCAAGCACAAAATCCTCGATGCCATGGGCGACCTGCACCTGCTCGGCAAGCCCTTGCTGGCCGCGTACAGCGCGTTCCGCTCCGGCCATGCGCTGAACAACCGGCTGCTGCGCGCACTGCTGGCCCAGCGCGATGCCTGGGAGGTGGTCACTTTCGAGGACGAGCGCCAAGCCCCCGGCGGCTTCGCCCAGCCGGCGCAGGCCTGGTGA
- a CDS encoding malate/lactate/ureidoglycolate dehydrogenase: MAKTMTADGLESAIARILEAAGSLPAEARQVAANLVLANLSGHDSHGVGMVPRYVDAVAEGGLRPNAAVKINLDAGQLLALDGQHGYGQIVGVQAMELGIARAQQHGSCIVALAHAHHLGRIGHFAELATAQALVALHFVNVLSRPVVAPWGGGDGRFGTNPCCIGIPLAGAAPFVLDYATSRVAQGKMRVAYNKGEQVPDGYLIDEKGAPTNDPGVVVVPQSQGLLGALRTFGEHKGYGMALACELLGGALTGGGTWHRPADDGRSVLNGMLTVLIDPARLGTQASFAQEAAAFIDWLRQSPPGAGFAAVQIAGEPERRAREERARDGIWLDDATWGEIVAAGAKVGLTLA; the protein is encoded by the coding sequence ATGGCCAAAACCATGACGGCCGACGGGCTGGAATCGGCCATCGCCCGCATTCTCGAAGCGGCGGGCAGCCTGCCGGCCGAAGCCCGGCAGGTGGCAGCCAACCTGGTGCTGGCCAACCTGAGCGGGCACGACTCGCACGGCGTGGGCATGGTGCCGCGCTATGTCGATGCGGTGGCCGAGGGGGGGCTCAGGCCCAACGCCGCCGTGAAAATCAACCTCGATGCCGGCCAACTGCTGGCCCTGGACGGCCAGCATGGCTACGGGCAGATCGTCGGCGTGCAGGCGATGGAACTGGGCATCGCGCGGGCCCAGCAGCATGGCAGTTGCATCGTCGCGCTCGCGCATGCGCACCACCTGGGGCGCATCGGCCATTTCGCCGAGTTGGCCACGGCGCAGGCGCTGGTCGCGCTGCACTTCGTCAACGTGCTCTCGCGGCCCGTGGTCGCGCCCTGGGGCGGCGGCGACGGGCGCTTTGGCACCAACCCGTGCTGCATCGGCATTCCGCTCGCGGGCGCCGCGCCTTTCGTGCTCGACTACGCGACCAGCCGCGTGGCGCAGGGCAAGATGCGCGTGGCCTACAACAAGGGCGAGCAGGTGCCCGACGGCTACCTGATCGACGAAAAAGGCGCGCCCACCAACGACCCGGGCGTGGTGGTGGTGCCGCAGAGCCAGGGCTTGCTCGGCGCGCTGCGGACCTTCGGCGAGCACAAGGGCTACGGCATGGCGCTGGCGTGCGAACTGCTCGGCGGCGCGCTCACCGGCGGCGGCACCTGGCATCGCCCGGCCGACGACGGGCGCTCGGTGCTCAACGGGATGCTGACGGTGCTGATCGATCCGGCCAGGCTGGGCACGCAGGCCAGCTTCGCGCAGGAGGCGGCGGCATTCATCGACTGGCTGCGCCAAAGCCCGCCCGGCGCAGGCTTTGCCGCCGTGCAAATCGCCGGCGAGCCGGAGCGCCGCGCCCGCGAGGAGCGCGCGCGCGACGGCATCTGGCTCGACGACGCGACCTGGGGCGAAATCGTCGCCGCCGGGGCCAAGGTGGGCCTGACCCTCGCATAG
- a CDS encoding SMP-30/gluconolactonase/LRE family protein produces MTTHPFGFLDGTGFERLDPRFDRCIPGPERVERLWSGARWCEGPVWFGAHRTLLWSDIPNDRILRLDERNGTVSTFREPANNSNGHTADRQGRLLSCEHLTRRVTRTEHDGSITVLASHWQGKRLNSPNDVVVRSDGSIWFTDPSYGILSDYEGLRADSEIGACHVYRIDPASAAVECVAHDFVKPNGLAFSPDESLLYIADTGASHQQGGPRHIRRFEVGADGRSLRGGEVFAECTKGLFDGLRLDTEGRIWSSAGDGVHAYHPDGTLLGKILLPEPVANLCFGGPKRNRLFICATSSLYAITLNATGA; encoded by the coding sequence ATGACCACCCACCCCTTCGGCTTTCTCGACGGCACCGGATTCGAGCGGCTCGACCCGCGCTTCGACCGTTGCATTCCCGGCCCCGAGCGCGTCGAGCGCCTGTGGAGCGGCGCGCGCTGGTGCGAAGGCCCGGTGTGGTTCGGCGCGCACCGCACGCTGCTGTGGTCCGACATCCCGAACGACCGCATACTGCGCCTCGATGAGCGCAATGGCACGGTCAGCACCTTCCGCGAACCGGCCAACAACAGCAACGGCCACACCGCCGACCGCCAAGGGCGGCTGCTCAGTTGCGAGCACCTGACGCGGCGCGTGACGCGCACCGAGCATGACGGCTCGATCACCGTGCTGGCCTCGCACTGGCAGGGCAAGCGCCTGAATTCGCCCAACGACGTGGTGGTGCGCTCGGACGGCAGCATCTGGTTCACCGACCCGAGCTACGGCATCCTCTCGGACTACGAGGGGCTGCGCGCGGACAGCGAAATCGGCGCCTGCCATGTCTACCGCATCGACCCCGCCAGTGCTGCCGTCGAGTGCGTGGCCCATGATTTCGTCAAGCCCAACGGGCTGGCGTTCTCGCCCGACGAATCGTTGCTGTACATCGCCGACACCGGCGCCAGCCATCAGCAGGGCGGGCCGCGCCATATCCGCCGCTTCGAGGTCGGCGCGGATGGCCGCAGCCTGCGCGGCGGCGAGGTCTTCGCCGAATGCACCAAGGGCCTGTTCGACGGCCTGCGCCTGGACACCGAAGGGCGCATCTGGAGCAGCGCCGGCGACGGCGTGCACGCCTACCACCCGGACGGCACGCTGCTGGGCAAGATACTGCTGCCCGAGCCGGTCGCCAACCTGTGCTTCGGCGGCCCCAAGCGCAACCGCCTGTTCATCTGCGCGACCAGCTCGCTGTACGCCATCACCTTGAACGCCACCGGAGCCTGA
- a CDS encoding DUF1993 domain-containing protein codes for MTISYYAATVPVFRQSLNVMQDILKKAEAYASAKDIDAAVLLEARLFPDMRDLIYQVQLAADFAKSVSARLAGVEVPSYPDNETSFAELQARLDKTLAFIGSIGPEQFAGAGSREIVLYPGTAKERRFTSQAYLLHYGMQHFFFHVTIAYAILRHNGVEIGKSDYMGSH; via the coding sequence ATGACCATCTCTTACTACGCCGCCACCGTCCCTGTCTTCAGGCAATCACTGAACGTGATGCAGGACATCCTGAAAAAGGCCGAGGCCTACGCCAGCGCCAAGGACATCGATGCCGCAGTACTGCTCGAGGCGCGCCTGTTTCCAGACATGAGGGACCTGATATACCAAGTGCAGCTCGCCGCCGATTTCGCCAAAAGCGTATCGGCACGCCTGGCCGGCGTCGAAGTGCCTTCCTATCCCGACAATGAAACCAGTTTCGCCGAGCTGCAAGCGCGTCTGGACAAAACACTGGCATTCATCGGCAGCATCGGGCCGGAGCAGTTCGCGGGTGCCGGGAGCCGGGAAATCGTCCTCTATCCGGGCACGGCGAAAGAAAGGCGCTTCACCAGCCAAGCCTATCTGCTGCACTACGGCATGCAGCATTTCTTCTTCCACGTCACCATCGCCTACGCCATCTTGCGGCACAACGGCGTGGAAATCGGCAAGAGCGATTACATGGGCAGCCACTGA